One Helicobacter sp. MIT 21-1697 genomic window carries:
- a CDS encoding efflux RND transporter permease subunit has protein sequence MYKFAITRPISTLMFAFAILFFGFLGVFKMPTSLFPDIDFPVAVVITAYPGASAEIVETKVTDKIEEAIMGIDGLKKVTSSSARNSSVVIVQFELEKPLSDAVNDVRDKVGTVQLDSGVKSPAVYKFDSSSAPIISLFLTSDKVTPAEMMRHAKDNVKPLLQKISGVGGVEMRGHRERQIRIFASPSALNKYGITYTDIANKVGLENLEIDGGKLIGTLEEWAITTDAQSADVSDIGNIRIKEGIRLADIATIEDSIEEDKTFASFNKTPGVIFEVQKISGANDIAIADAVMKVLPQIESISPEYEIKLFKDTTKNVRAAISSVEFDVVLGVFLAVSVVFLFLRSATITLVSAISIPISIFGTFALMNFFGFSLNMLTLLAVALAIGIIIDDAIVVIENIHKKLEQGMRKREAAYEGVREIGFALIAISAMLLSVFIPVGSMSGIVGRFFQSFGITVAAAIGISYIVVITIIPMISSIVVNPQHSKFYHRTEPFFKKLDAYYVKTLAFVLANRIKVIAGIFGIFFLSLTLIAKLGMEFIIPDDKGEFQVFMETKPGTSMTAMKEKTNELQDIVMAHQDIDFTTLQIGYTDQKTIFKAQIYAKLKPKKERANKESQFKIMADIGAQLKSSAVGKEFVISTSEVSDFGGGDNSPYQVAILAPDGAILNKTKDNLINLLKTDPKLAGKVTNIHLNTSDDLPEYRLKVLRANADRYGVNAQDIGNVVRGAFSGEAIVGYFKDRGKEYDITIRVPDNDRISLNDIKKLQVRNSKGELMFVEGLVEIEHTTAPSVISRFDRQRSVTIYAYPLKDSDISLGDMMSVTAQKQTQWLEPGATFRLQGEAENAQEMMIAFLVAVLTAIVLIYLILAALYESFLQPVVIMMTLPFSFAGAFIALFVVQQPFSMFSLMGLMILMGLVGKNATLLIDVANEKRKEGYSTDEALILAGESRLRPILMTTIAMVFGMIPLAISSGSGAGMKSPMGICIIGGLLFSMFLSLLIVPAIYRFIAPIDDWLQKFYKPKAEDKF, from the coding sequence ATGTATAAATTTGCCATTACTCGTCCTATATCAACTTTAATGTTTGCCTTTGCTATCTTGTTTTTTGGATTCTTAGGCGTATTTAAAATGCCAACTTCGCTTTTCCCCGATATTGACTTTCCTGTGGCAGTGGTTATCACAGCTTATCCGGGTGCAAGTGCGGAGATTGTAGAGACAAAAGTAACAGATAAGATTGAAGAAGCGATTATGGGTATTGATGGACTCAAAAAAGTAACTTCAAGTTCAGCGCGTAATTCAAGTGTCGTCATTGTGCAGTTTGAGCTTGAAAAGCCTTTGAGTGATGCGGTCAATGATGTGCGAGATAAAGTGGGCACGGTGCAGCTTGATTCTGGAGTGAAAAGTCCAGCAGTTTATAAATTTGATAGCTCCTCTGCTCCTATTATCTCTCTTTTTCTCACAAGTGATAAGGTAACTCCTGCTGAAATGATGCGCCACGCTAAAGATAATGTCAAGCCTTTATTGCAAAAAATCTCGGGTGTTGGTGGCGTTGAGATGAGAGGGCATAGGGAGCGACAAATTAGAATCTTCGCTAGTCCTAGCGCTCTGAATAAATATGGCATAACTTATACAGATATTGCTAATAAAGTGGGATTAGAGAATCTAGAAATTGATGGTGGGAAGCTTATTGGGACATTGGAGGAATGGGCTATAACAACTGATGCTCAAAGTGCTGATGTGAGTGATATAGGCAATATTCGCATTAAAGAGGGCATTAGATTGGCTGATATTGCTACGATTGAAGATAGCATTGAAGAGGATAAGACTTTTGCATCATTTAATAAAACTCCGGGTGTGATTTTTGAGGTGCAAAAAATCTCGGGTGCGAATGATATTGCTATTGCCGATGCGGTGATGAAAGTGCTGCCGCAAATAGAATCTATAAGCCCTGAATATGAGATTAAGCTTTTTAAAGATACGACAAAAAATGTGCGTGCCGCAATTTCTTCGGTGGAGTTTGATGTGGTTTTAGGTGTATTTTTGGCAGTATCTGTGGTGTTTCTCTTTTTGCGAAGTGCGACTATTACGCTTGTTTCAGCCATAAGTATTCCCATTTCTATTTTTGGGACTTTTGCATTAATGAATTTTTTTGGATTTTCTTTAAATATGCTCACACTCCTTGCAGTGGCTCTTGCGATTGGGATTATCATAGATGATGCGATTGTTGTGATTGAAAATATCCACAAAAAGCTTGAGCAGGGTATGCGTAAGCGTGAAGCAGCTTATGAGGGTGTGCGTGAAATTGGCTTTGCACTCATTGCTATTTCGGCGATGCTTTTATCTGTGTTTATCCCTGTCGGGAGTATGAGCGGAATCGTAGGGAGATTCTTCCAAAGCTTTGGTATAACCGTGGCTGCAGCAATTGGTATTTCATATATTGTTGTGATTACAATTATTCCGATGATTTCATCTATTGTAGTAAATCCCCAACACTCAAAATTCTATCATCGCACAGAACCATTTTTCAAAAAGCTTGATGCGTATTATGTAAAAACTTTAGCCTTTGTGCTTGCCAATAGAATCAAAGTTATTGCGGGTATTTTTGGTATATTCTTTCTTTCTCTCACACTCATAGCAAAGCTTGGTATGGAATTTATTATCCCTGATGATAAGGGCGAATTTCAAGTGTTTATGGAAACTAAGCCGGGCACGAGTATGACAGCAATGAAAGAAAAAACAAATGAATTGCAAGATATTGTAATGGCTCATCAAGATATTGATTTTACGACTTTGCAGATTGGATACACTGACCAAAAGACGATTTTTAAGGCGCAGATTTATGCAAAACTCAAACCCAAAAAAGAGCGCGCAAATAAAGAATCGCAGTTTAAAATTATGGCTGATATAGGAGCGCAACTTAAATCAAGTGCAGTGGGGAAAGAATTTGTCATTTCAACATCTGAAGTATCAGATTTTGGTGGAGGAGATAATTCACCTTATCAAGTGGCGATTCTTGCGCCTGATGGCGCAATTCTGAATAAAACAAAGGATAATCTCATAAATCTTTTAAAAACTGACCCAAAGTTGGCTGGTAAGGTTACGAATATTCACCTTAATACTTCTGATGATTTGCCTGAATATCGTCTCAAAGTGCTTCGTGCGAATGCTGATAGATATGGAGTAAATGCGCAAGATATTGGAAATGTCGTGCGAGGGGCATTTTCTGGTGAGGCGATTGTTGGGTATTTTAAAGATAGAGGCAAGGAATATGATATTACGATTCGTGTGCCCGATAATGATAGAATCTCGCTTAATGATATTAAAAAATTGCAGGTAAGAAATAGTAAGGGTGAGTTGATGTTTGTAGAGGGACTTGTAGAAATAGAGCATACTACTGCTCCTTCGGTGATTTCGCGATTTGACAGGCAGCGAAGTGTTACGATATATGCCTACCCTCTCAAAGATTCTGATATTTCATTGGGTGATATGATGAGTGTAACTGCACAAAAACAAACTCAATGGCTTGAGCCCGGGGCAACCTTTAGGCTTCAAGGTGAGGCTGAAAATGCGCAAGAAATGATGATAGCCTTTCTTGTTGCAGTTTTAACAGCGATTGTATTAATTTATCTTATCCTTGCTGCCCTTTATGAATCTTTCCTGCAACCTGTTGTTATTATGATGACTTTGCCTTTTAGTTTTGCTGGAGCATTTATTGCACTTTTTGTTGTGCAGCAGCCTTTTAGTATGTTTTCGCTTATGGGGCTTATGATACTTATGGGCTTAGTGGGCAAAAATGCTACTTTGCTTATTGATGTGGCGAATGAAAAGCGTAAAGAAGGATATAGCACTGATGAGGCTCTTATTTTAGCTGGAGAATCGCGT
- a CDS encoding twin-arginine translocation signal domain-containing protein, producing MSKMQESNQTRRKFLKTAGVGGAVVAIGSLSLTGCSGEHAQKEVIRGKSKKQEVLYRDDTKYWQTYFSVAK from the coding sequence ATGTCTAAAATGCAAGAAAGCAATCAAACTCGGCGTAAGTTTTTAAAAACTGCTGGAGTAGGTGGTGCTGTGGTTGCGATAGGCTCTCTTAGTTTGACTGGTTGTTCTGGAGAACACGCACAAAAAGAAGTCATCAGAGGCAAGAGCAAAAAGCAAGAAGTGTTGTATCGTGATGATACGAAATATTGGCAAACTTATTTTTCAGTTGCCAAATAA
- a CDS encoding formate dehydrogenase subunit gamma, giving the protein MKWYFRICLIVASLCAFVIAADPSVPQEGGKQYAEVISGNNALIAPADRANPHLYGGPEIAAIKGWGVDSPNSFGWGELFTILQEQYFALIFLLIVIFVPMAFYGHYKLVGKRHYSHNSFLVVFTKYNIVVHWCAAVPFVMLCLTGLMMVFGDKLGGGALIRFARDVHGFATIFFAVFGTLMLLMWAKDCLFKAHDIKWMMMLGGYLDKVNREIPAHKFNAGQKMWFWVATLGGGVMVFSGAVMFFQCTDINTLRILAILHNVMGFAIIALLITHIYMAVFAIEGAIESILNGKMGEEELSMLHSLYYKDLKAQGKLDSMRIKH; this is encoded by the coding sequence ATGAAATGGTATTTTAGAATCTGCTTGATTGTAGCAAGTCTTTGTGCTTTTGTAATTGCTGCTGACCCAAGTGTCCCACAAGAGGGTGGCAAACAATATGCAGAGGTTATAAGCGGAAATAACGCACTCATTGCACCAGCAGATAGGGCTAATCCCCATCTTTATGGAGGACCAGAAATTGCTGCGATTAAGGGTTGGGGTGTGGATTCACCCAATTCTTTTGGTTGGGGTGAGCTTTTTACAATCTTGCAGGAGCAATATTTTGCTTTGATTTTCTTGTTGATTGTCATTTTTGTGCCTATGGCATTTTATGGGCATTATAAACTTGTAGGCAAGCGGCATTATTCACATAATAGCTTTTTGGTTGTTTTTACTAAATACAATATCGTTGTGCATTGGTGTGCAGCTGTGCCTTTTGTGATGTTGTGTCTTACAGGGCTTATGATGGTTTTTGGTGATAAGCTCGGCGGTGGCGCACTTATTCGCTTTGCTCGCGATGTGCATGGCTTTGCTACAATCTTCTTTGCGGTATTTGGCACATTAATGTTGCTTATGTGGGCAAAAGATTGTCTTTTTAAAGCTCACGATATTAAATGGATGATGATGCTTGGGGGTTATCTTGATAAAGTCAATCGTGAAATTCCAGCTCATAAGTTTAATGCAGGGCAAAAAATGTGGTTTTGGGTCGCTACGCTCGGCGGTGGTGTAATGGTCTTTAGTGGTGCAGTAATGTTTTTTCAATGCACAGATATTAATACCTTGCGCATTTTAGCAATTTTACACAATGTTATGGGCTTTGCCATCATTGCACTTTTGATTACTCACATTTATATGGCAGTTTTTGCTATTGAAGGAGCGATAGAATCTATCCTTAATGGTAAAATGGGCGAGGAAGAGCTTTCTATGCTCCATAGTCTTTATTATAAGGATTTAAAGGCTCAAGGCAAGTTAGATTCTATGCGCATAAAGCATTAG
- a CDS encoding efflux RND transporter periplasmic adaptor subunit, with translation MKKVLGIVVGILFAHSMWAEDVYAIFNAEAIKDANLNLATSGIVSDIFVDVGSEVQTGDLLLNLFNQDIIAQVHSVEQQYIFAKKQWERYKRSGGAVDKNTLDRYLSEYKKLEADYSYQKAVLSKTQLKAPFDGVIASKEVELGDGVSAQSTNLFRIISKDVKLVLEFDFKYISKVKVGDRFDFRIDGRKEDLHTTISKIYPTASTSTRKVKAEAVVKDIIPGTFGDGYIRTK, from the coding sequence ATGAAAAAGGTTTTAGGTATAGTAGTGGGGATTTTGTTTGCTCACTCAATGTGGGCAGAAGATGTGTATGCGATTTTTAACGCTGAAGCCATCAAAGATGCTAATTTAAATCTTGCTACAAGTGGCATTGTCTCTGATATTTTTGTTGATGTGGGCAGTGAGGTGCAAACAGGAGATTTGCTTCTTAATCTTTTTAATCAAGATATTATCGCTCAAGTGCATTCTGTTGAACAACAATATATTTTTGCCAAAAAGCAGTGGGAGAGGTATAAACGCTCTGGTGGGGCAGTAGATAAAAATACGCTTGATAGATACCTTTCAGAATACAAAAAACTTGAGGCAGATTATAGCTATCAAAAGGCGGTTTTAAGTAAAACACAGCTAAAAGCACCATTTGATGGTGTGATAGCTTCCAAAGAGGTTGAGCTTGGCGATGGTGTAAGTGCGCAAAGCACAAATCTTTTTAGAATCATCAGTAAAGATGTGAAGCTTGTTTTGGAATTTGATTTTAAATATATAAGCAAAGTCAAAGTGGGTGATAGATTTGATTTCCGCATTGATGGGCGCAAGGAAGATTTACACACAACAATAAGCAAAATCTACCCCACTGCAAGCACAAGTACGCGTAAGGTAAAGGCTGAAGCGGTGGTAAAAGACATCATTCCGGGCACATTTGGTGATGGCTACATAAGGACAAAATAA
- a CDS encoding TolC family protein, with translation MKRIILTLGFFSLLNAQQAPQDSVPYLVQVQDKAQNTESTQSSGRVFTLVELIEGAKKNYNLEAKDLAILQAQATSRAAWGEFLPTLDGAYQYQDTDNPSMRMKTHTGSIKGNWEVFSGFKTYNKVREKGSLYRASIEDRENTKDQLFLSVIEQYYGYFTNRAQLVSLDQKRIQLQSNIKRVERLFNSGLTTIDDVESLRAEALATEHDIENIKMEIEKNKLMLSLLANTEVQELERKNIKAPLFTLDENRHDLNMLNFQALSAKYQARQFNYLPILSISDTYIVNSDITKPGAISFKEDLTQWGGGGPTQMLPMLQRQFPLNQNQIMINATIHLDALTTYRQYEAAQLGYLKSLKELAYKKEEQKKDEKMYRKSLEIAVAKIKASEAALRSANIAFENVAKKYDAQILNFVDYLQSLTKKFEAESTYNQALNNYEMQKAYYIYYSGQDLQQHIE, from the coding sequence ATGAAAAGAATTATCCTTACATTGGGATTTTTCTCTCTCTTGAATGCTCAACAAGCACCACAAGATTCTGTGCCTTATCTTGTCCAAGTGCAAGATAAGGCACAAAATACAGAATCTACACAATCTAGCGGTAGAGTTTTTACGCTTGTGGAGCTTATTGAGGGGGCAAAGAAAAATTATAATCTTGAAGCCAAAGATTTGGCGATTTTACAAGCTCAAGCGACAAGTAGGGCAGCTTGGGGGGAATTTTTGCCCACTCTTGATGGAGCTTATCAATACCAAGATACGGATAATCCAAGTATGCGTATGAAAACTCATACAGGGAGCATAAAGGGAAATTGGGAAGTCTTTAGCGGGTTTAAAACTTATAACAAAGTGCGCGAAAAAGGCTCTCTCTATCGTGCAAGCATTGAGGATAGGGAAAATACAAAAGACCAGCTTTTCTTAAGTGTGATTGAGCAATATTATGGTTATTTTACTAATCGTGCCCAGCTTGTGAGCTTAGACCAAAAGCGTATTCAGCTGCAATCTAATATTAAACGCGTGGAGAGGCTTTTTAATTCAGGGCTTACGACTATTGATGATGTAGAATCTTTGCGCGCAGAAGCACTTGCTACCGAGCACGATATTGAAAATATCAAAATGGAGATTGAAAAAAACAAACTTATGCTTTCACTCCTTGCAAATACAGAGGTGCAAGAGCTTGAACGCAAAAATATTAAAGCCCCACTTTTTACACTTGATGAAAATCGCCACGATTTGAATATGCTTAACTTCCAAGCATTGAGCGCAAAATATCAGGCACGACAATTTAATTATTTGCCTATTTTAAGTATCAGTGATACCTATATAGTCAATAGTGATATTACTAAGCCCGGAGCGATTAGTTTTAAAGAAGATTTAACTCAATGGGGTGGGGGTGGTCCTACTCAAATGTTGCCTATGTTACAGCGTCAATTTCCACTCAATCAGAATCAAATTATGATTAACGCAACTATCCACCTTGACGCGCTGACGACTTATCGGCAGTATGAAGCAGCTCAACTTGGCTATCTCAAATCCCTTAAAGAGCTTGCTTATAAAAAAGAAGAGCAAAAAAAAGATGAAAAAATGTATCGCAAAAGCCTTGAGATTGCCGTAGCAAAGATTAAAGCCTCTGAAGCGGCATTGCGTTCAGCAAATATTGCATTTGAAAATGTGGCAAAAAAATATGATGCACAGATTCTCAATTTTGTAGATTATCTTCAATCTTTGACAAAAAAATTTGAAGCAGAATCAACTTATAACCAAGCACTCAATAATTATGAAATGCAAAAAGCATATTATATTTATTATAGCGGACAAGATTTGCAGCAGCATATTGAATAG
- the fdhD gene encoding formate dehydrogenase accessory sulfurtransferase FdhD, producing the protein MGDFVHQMRMARLSRDGSLEVCEDDIIEEQRIAFYLNGTKLLSVMSLPYHQDAHLVGFLMNEGVLESVNDIISLETASDGLSVYMNAHIKEDRLNHLHKEKTLTTGCCVGVSANFDGEIIQKFIASNMRVNTHTIFKLLDEFNQPSALFERTGCVHKAMLVCKEILVSEDIGRHNAIDKVIGRARLASLDMSEAILIVSGRLSMEMVIKAAMSDIPIVISRSATTYLGIQSAQVLGVTLVGFARGDTLNIYTHPSRITK; encoded by the coding sequence GTGGGCGACTTTGTGCATCAGATGCGTATGGCAAGGCTCTCGCGTGATGGTTCATTGGAAGTGTGCGAAGATGACATCATTGAGGAGCAACGCATAGCATTTTATCTCAATGGCACGAAGCTTCTTTCTGTGATGAGTTTGCCCTATCATCAAGATGCTCATTTGGTAGGATTTTTGATGAATGAGGGTGTATTAGAAAGCGTGAATGATATTATCTCGCTTGAAACTGCCTCTGATGGCTTGAGTGTGTATATGAATGCTCATATTAAAGAGGATAGGCTCAATCACCTCCATAAAGAAAAAACTCTAACAACAGGCTGTTGTGTTGGAGTAAGTGCAAATTTTGATGGAGAGATTATCCAAAAGTTTATTGCTTCAAATATGCGCGTAAATACACACACAATCTTTAAACTCCTTGATGAATTTAATCAGCCAAGTGCGCTTTTTGAGCGCACAGGTTGTGTGCATAAGGCAATGCTCGTGTGTAAAGAGATACTTGTGAGCGAAGATATTGGGCGTCATAATGCCATTGATAAAGTCATTGGCAGGGCAAGACTTGCTTCACTTGATATGAGTGAGGCAATACTTATTGTAAGCGGACGTTTGTCAATGGAAATGGTGATTAAAGCCGCAATGAGTGATATTCCCATAGTGATTTCACGTTCTGCTACAACATATTTGGGGATTCAATCTGCACAGGTTTTGGGCGTTACTCTTGTAGGTTTTGCACGTGGCGATACGCTTAATATTTACACTCACCCTTCACGTATTACAAAATAA
- a CDS encoding molybdopterin-dependent oxidoreductase: protein MSEANNRRNARRSFLKLSALASVAGVSSALGNEGEKIVRSASEAELKEKYPQAQKIKTICTHCSVGCGVIAEVQDGVWVRQEVAQDHPISQGGHCCKGADLIDRARSETRLRYPLAKENGQWTRLKYDEAMDKIAAQLKQIREESGPDAVMFLGSAKCSNEQSYYIRKFAAFFGTNNIDHCARVUHSPTVAGVANTFGYGGMTNHLGDMMFSKYILVIGANPAVNHPVSMVHILRAKEQGAKLVCIDPRFTKTAAKCDEFHRIRSGTDIAFAYGLLNHIIAKKLYDEQFLKERVYGYEDIIKEAQKFSPEVAADICGIPADEIRHIAEEMAAAKPASLIWNQGLTQHTIGTSNTRIMPILQMFLGNIGKNGGGVNILRGHDNVQGASDMNNLADSLPGYYGLGEPAWRHFCKHWGVEYEWMLSRFKDAEMMGKTGFAHSTWKFGVLDEENAANNGGTKLRALVVIGSGMTTVSLLDLQKKAMDMLDLVVFVDPYVNDLAIYSDRSDNLFMLPAASQMETSGSVAATNRSYQWRSKVMEPLFECRPDEEFLFGLADRLGFLKELQWRLYDIAKSKGREQFMWPEDATTELTQSIRSIGLQGMSPERLKAHQENWHLFDKVTLEGTGEFKGDYYGLPWPCWSDKHPGTPVMYNDSIPVMRGGMGFRVNWGVTSPDGQSMLTSRSLPNAKHSGGHAPVTAANAESLGIKLTESEKAAIEGSTFALGIGNNILVEKALEAGLCPYGNGKARANVWNWYDKIPLHREPLHSVRGDLVDKYPSFPDKPNLFRANVKYVSRQKEKDWVKEFPINMLSGRLVAHMGTGAETRSAKYLAEVEGEMFVEIHPNKAGELNVKNGDLVWIYGTNGCRILVPAKISTRVDENSIWLPQNFSGMDQGESRLDKYPEGTKPYAIGESANMISSYGYDYNSACPETKCGLCRIEKA from the coding sequence ATGAGCGAGGCAAACAATAGACGCAATGCTCGGCGTTCATTCCTCAAGCTCTCTGCATTGGCTTCTGTGGCTGGTGTAAGCAGTGCTTTGGGAAATGAGGGTGAGAAAATTGTTAGGTCAGCAAGTGAGGCAGAGCTTAAGGAAAAATATCCACAAGCTCAAAAAATTAAAACCATTTGCACACACTGCTCTGTAGGTTGTGGTGTAATTGCTGAAGTGCAAGATGGCGTATGGGTGCGTCAAGAAGTGGCACAAGACCACCCAATTTCACAAGGTGGGCATTGTTGCAAAGGTGCAGATTTAATTGATAGAGCAAGAAGCGAAACAAGATTGCGCTATCCTTTGGCAAAAGAAAATGGACAATGGACAAGACTTAAATATGATGAGGCAATGGATAAAATCGCTGCACAGCTTAAGCAAATTAGAGAAGAAAGCGGTCCTGATGCGGTGATGTTTTTAGGAAGTGCAAAATGTTCTAATGAGCAAAGCTATTACATTCGTAAGTTTGCAGCATTTTTTGGGACAAATAATATAGATCATTGCGCTAGAGTTTGACACAGCCCAACAGTCGCCGGTGTGGCGAATACATTCGGGTATGGTGGTATGACAAATCATCTTGGCGATATGATGTTCTCAAAATATATTTTAGTCATCGGAGCAAACCCAGCAGTCAATCACCCTGTATCAATGGTGCATATTTTGCGCGCTAAAGAGCAAGGTGCAAAGCTTGTGTGCATTGACCCGCGTTTTACAAAAACTGCAGCTAAATGTGATGAATTTCATAGAATCCGCAGCGGGACAGATATAGCCTTTGCTTATGGATTGCTCAATCATATTATTGCTAAAAAGCTTTATGATGAACAATTCCTCAAAGAGAGAGTATATGGCTATGAGGATATTATCAAAGAGGCACAAAAATTCTCACCAGAAGTGGCAGCAGATATTTGTGGAATCCCAGCTGATGAAATTAGACATATTGCTGAAGAAATGGCAGCGGCAAAACCTGCAAGTTTGATTTGGAATCAAGGGCTTACACAACATACCATTGGCACAAGCAATACAAGAATTATGCCTATTTTGCAAATGTTTTTGGGTAATATTGGTAAAAATGGCGGAGGCGTGAATATCTTAAGAGGGCACGATAATGTGCAGGGAGCTTCAGATATGAACAACCTTGCAGATTCTTTGCCCGGATATTATGGGTTAGGCGAGCCTGCTTGGCGACATTTTTGTAAGCATTGGGGCGTTGAGTATGAATGGATGCTTTCTCGCTTCAAAGATGCAGAAATGATGGGTAAAACCGGTTTTGCCCATTCTACTTGGAAGTTTGGTGTGCTAGATGAGGAAAATGCTGCAAATAATGGTGGCACAAAATTGCGTGCTCTTGTTGTGATTGGTTCAGGTATGACAACGGTTTCTTTGCTTGATTTGCAAAAAAAGGCAATGGATATGTTGGATTTGGTAGTATTTGTTGATCCTTATGTCAATGACTTGGCAATTTATAGTGATAGAAGCGATAATCTTTTTATGCTTCCAGCAGCTTCGCAAATGGAGACAAGCGGAAGTGTCGCAGCAACAAATCGTAGCTATCAATGGCGCTCTAAAGTAATGGAACCACTCTTTGAATGCCGACCTGATGAGGAGTTCCTTTTTGGTTTAGCCGATAGACTAGGATTCTTAAAAGAATTGCAATGGCGACTTTATGATATAGCAAAATCAAAAGGGCGAGAGCAATTTATGTGGCCAGAGGACGCAACTACTGAGCTTACCCAAAGTATTCGTAGCATTGGGTTGCAAGGTATGAGTCCAGAGAGGCTAAAAGCTCACCAAGAAAATTGGCATTTATTTGATAAAGTAACGCTGGAAGGCACAGGAGAGTTTAAGGGAGATTATTATGGGCTACCTTGGCCTTGTTGGAGTGATAAACACCCCGGCACCCCTGTAATGTATAATGATAGCATTCCTGTTATGCGTGGAGGTATGGGATTCCGCGTGAATTGGGGTGTTACAAGTCCAGATGGACAAAGTATGCTCACTTCCAGAAGTTTGCCTAATGCAAAACATAGCGGCGGACACGCTCCTGTAACTGCAGCAAATGCAGAATCTTTAGGGATTAAACTTACAGAATCTGAAAAAGCAGCGATTGAGGGAAGCACTTTTGCTTTGGGTATAGGCAATAATATTTTGGTAGAAAAAGCACTAGAAGCGGGATTATGTCCTTATGGCAATGGAAAAGCAAGAGCAAATGTATGGAATTGGTATGATAAGATTCCATTGCATCGTGAGCCTTTGCACTCTGTGCGAGGGGATTTGGTAGATAAATATCCAAGTTTTCCAGATAAGCCAAATCTTTTCCGCGCTAATGTGAAGTATGTTTCGCGCCAAAAGGAAAAAGATTGGGTAAAAGAATTTCCTATCAATATGCTTAGCGGGCGTTTAGTGGCTCATATGGGGACAGGAGCAGAAACGCGTAGTGCGAAATATTTAGCCGAAGTAGAGGGAGAAATGTTTGTGGAGATTCACCCAAATAAAGCTGGAGAGCTTAATGTAAAAAATGGCGATTTGGTGTGGATATATGGAACAAATGGTTGCAGAATCCTTGTCCCTGCGAAAATTTCCACAAGAGTAGATGAAAATAGTATTTGGTTGCCTCAAAATTTCTCTGGTATGGACCAAGGAGAATCGCGACTTGATAAATATCCAGAAGGCACAAAACCTTATGCAATAGGCGAATCGGCAAATATGATTAGCAGTTATGGATATGATTACAACTCTGCTTGTCCGGAAACAAAATGTGGTTTATGCCGCATTGAAAAAGCGTAA
- the fdh3B gene encoding formate dehydrogenase FDH3 subunit beta, which produces MSNTIPKNLEHFSRIKFYCDTNRCIECHGCDVACKEAHHLPVGVNRRRVVVLNEGVVGKESAVSIACMHCADAPCAKVCPVDCFYIRADGIVLHDKKTCIGCGYCLYACPFGAPQFPKSDVFGSRGAMDKCTFCAGGPEETHSTEEYKLYGQNRIAEGKVPMCASMCSTKALLAGSGEQLSHIITHRASTKGENIPNAVPNVWKTAYED; this is translated from the coding sequence ATGAGTAATACGATTCCAAAAAACCTTGAGCATTTCTCAAGGATAAAATTTTATTGCGATACAAATCGTTGCATTGAATGCCACGGGTGCGATGTAGCTTGCAAAGAGGCTCATCATTTGCCTGTTGGCGTTAATCGCAGACGCGTTGTTGTCCTCAATGAAGGTGTAGTAGGCAAAGAGAGTGCAGTTTCTATTGCTTGTATGCATTGTGCTGATGCACCTTGTGCAAAGGTTTGCCCTGTGGATTGTTTTTATATTCGCGCTGATGGTATTGTTTTGCACGATAAAAAAACTTGTATCGGCTGTGGCTATTGCCTTTATGCTTGTCCTTTTGGAGCTCCACAATTTCCCAAATCTGATGTATTTGGCTCACGTGGTGCTATGGACAAATGCACATTCTGTGCTGGTGGTCCCGAAGAAACTCATAGCACAGAAGAATACAAGCTCTATGGGCAAAATCGTATAGCTGAAGGCAAAGTGCCAATGTGTGCTTCTATGTGCTCTACAAAGGCATTACTAGCTGGAAGTGGTGAGCAACTCTCACATATTATTACACATCGTGCAAGCACAAAAGGCGAAAATATTCCCAATGCTGTGCCTAATGTGTGGAAAACCGCTTATGAGGATTAA